In the Armatimonadota bacterium genome, CCGCGTCCACCAGGTGGGGATGCAGCGCCATCATGATGGAGGTCTCACAGGCGTCGGCGTGGATCGCGTCGACGTCCTGCGGCGCGCCCAGCGCCGCCGCGGTCTCCACCATCACGCGCATCATCTCCATCAGGGCCCTGCGCCCGGCCACGTCCACGATGCGCACCCGGGTCTGCGCATACTCCTCCCGCAGACGGCGCGCCGCGATCTCCAGGGGCCCGAAGTTGCCGCCGTGGGACGACAGCAGCACGAAGGTGTCGAACCCGTGGGGCACCAGGGAGCGCACGTAGGCCGCCACCGTCTGGATGAACACCTCCTGCGGGATCGAGAGGCTCCCGGGGAAGGCCAGGTGGTGGTCCGAACAGGCCGGGCGGATCACCGGGGCCAGCAACGCGCCAAGCCGCCTGGCCAGCCGCTCGCCCACGGCCTGGCCGATGGCCGCGTCGGTCAGCAGCGGCAGGTGCGGCCCGTGTTGCTCGGTGGAGGCCGTCACGATCACCACCGTCCGCACGCCGCGCGCCAGCGCCTCCTCGACCTCGGGCCACGAGAGCTCCTCCAGGAGCACGGTGTCCTTCACGCGCCACCTCCATGCTCGAGTCTCGCGACTCACGCACCCTGTGCCTTCCTGCCACGATCTCTCCGCTCGGCCTCGCCGACGACCCGGCTCATCAGCCCGGTGTCCCCGCGCCCACGCCCGGCGCCGCCGCCAACCCCGCCAGCGGTCCCGCGGCGTAACGGACCCGGCCGTCCACCACGGTAGCCAGCACCTGCACCTGGAGGAGGCCTTCGGGCTGGCCCGCGTACGGATCGCGGTCCAGCACGATGAAGTCGGCCACGTAGCCTGGCGCGAGCCGCCCCCACTCCTGCTCGGCACGCGCGGCGTACGCCGGACCCTGGGTGTAGGCCTGTAGCGCCTGCTCCAGCGTCAGGCATTCGTCGGGGTACCACGCCGGCGCCTGCGGCTCGTCCTCCCGCCGGCGCGTCACCGCCGCGTAGAGGCCGCGCCAGGGGTCGGGCGTCTCGACGGGCGCGTCCGAGCCGAAGGCCAGCACCGCGCCGGTCTGGCGCAGCGACTGCCAGGCGTAGGCCCAGCGCGCGCGGCGCCCCCAGTACCGCTCGGCGACGTCGCGGTCGGCCGTGGCATGGACGGGCTGCATCGACGCCACCACTCCCAGGCGGCCCAGGCGTGGCAGGTCGTCGCGGTGGAGCAGCTGCACGTGCTCGATGCGGTGGCATAGCCCCGCGCGCGCGGAGGCCGCCGCGTACCGTTCCAGCACGTCCAGCACCGTCCGGTTGGCGCGGTCACCAATGGCGTGGATCGCCGTGGCCAGCCCCGCGGCGACCGCGCGCCGTACGAGCCCGTCGATCTCCTCGGGCGTGCGCACGGCGATGCCCGTGTTCTGCGGCTGCCCGTCGAACGGCTCCAGCATCCACGCGGTCTGCGCGCCCAGCGTGCCGTCGGCGAAGATCTTCACCGGCCCCAGGCGCAGCATCGCGTCGCCAAACCCGGCGCGCAGCCCCACCGCCGCCGCAGCGTCCAGCAGGTGGTCGGGGAGCGTCGCCACGGTGCGCAGGGTCAGCTCGCCACGTGCCCACAGCGCCTGCAGCGCCGCGAACTGCTCGGCCCCCTCGTCGCCGCCCCCGGTGAAGGCGTGTACGCCCGTGAGTCCCAACCGGTGGAACTCGGCCGTCGCCGCCCGGACCGCCTCCTCGCGCATGGCAGCCGAGGGCGCGGGGATCGCGTGCCGCACGAGCGCCCTGGCCTCTTCCTTCAACAGTCCGTCGGGTTCGCCGTCGGGCCCACGGCCGATGGCGCCGCCGGGCGGGTCGGGCGTCGCACGGGTGATGCCCGCCAGGCGGAGGGCCGCCGTGTTCACCCAGAGCAGGTGCCCATCTTTGCTCGTGCACGCCGCCGGTCGGTCCGGCAACACCGCGTCGAGGTCGGCGCGTGTGGGGAAGCGGTCGTCGACCCAGGTGTTCTTGTCCCACCCCCGCCCCAGCACCCAGGCGTCCTGCGGCCGGCGGGCGGCAGCTTCGGCCAGGCGCCGGGCCGCCTCGGCGATGGAGCGTGTCCCGCGCAGGTCGACGTGCAGCAGCCCCAGGCCGTAGGCGACGAGGTGCACGTGGGCGTCGACAAGCCCGGGGAACACCGGCCGCCCGCCCAGGTCCACGCGACGGGCCCGGGGAAACGCATCGCACAGGTCGTCGGCAGCGCCGACGGCGAGCACCCGCCCGCAGGCCACGGCGAGTCCGTCTGCGACCGGCCGCGGGCCTGCGTCGGCGTGCACGCGGCCGCCGAGGAACACCGTGACGTCGGTCTCGGCGATCACCGCCGACGCCCGCGCCCTGGCGTGTGCTCCCCGCTCGGCGCCCGGCGGCGCTCCGAGGGGTGTCGCCGCGCCCCGGGCAGCGCCCGGAGCAGCGTCGCCATGCGAATCGCCGCCACCGCTGCTTCGACGCCGCGGTCCAGCCGGCCGCCGGCCCGCTCATGGGCCTGGGCCGGGTCGTAGACCGCCAGCACCTCGTTGATCACCGGCACGCCCTCTTCCAGCGCGACCCGGCTCAAGCCTGCCGCCGCCTCGCGGGCCACCAGGTCGAAGTGGAGCGTCTCGCCCTTGATGACGCACCCCAGCGCGATCACGGCGTCGTAGCGGCCGGTGGCGGCCAGGCGCC is a window encoding:
- a CDS encoding amidohydrolase codes for the protein MIAETDVTVFLGGRVHADAGPRPVADGLAVACGRVLAVGAADDLCDAFPRARRVDLGGRPVFPGLVDAHVHLVAYGLGLLHVDLRGTRSIAEAARRLAEAAARRPQDAWVLGRGWDKNTWVDDRFPTRADLDAVLPDRPAACTSKDGHLLWVNTAALRLAGITRATPDPPGGAIGRGPDGEPDGLLKEEARALVRHAIPAPSAAMREEAVRAATAEFHRLGLTGVHAFTGGGDEGAEQFAALQALWARGELTLRTVATLPDHLLDAAAAVGLRAGFGDAMLRLGPVKIFADGTLGAQTAWMLEPFDGQPQNTGIAVRTPEEIDGLVRRAVAAGLATAIHAIGDRANRTVLDVLERYAAASARAGLCHRIEHVQLLHRDDLPRLGRLGVVASMQPVHATADRDVAERYWGRRARWAYAWQSLRQTGAVLAFGSDAPVETPDPWRGLYAAVTRRREDEPQAPAWYPDECLTLEQALQAYTQGPAYAARAEQEWGRLAPGYVADFIVLDRDPYAGQPEGLLQVQVLATVVDGRVRYAAGPLAGLAAAPGVGAGTPG
- a CDS encoding creatininase family protein gives rise to the protein MKDTVLLEELSWPEVEEALARGVRTVVIVTASTEQHGPHLPLLTDAAIGQAVGERLARRLGALLAPVIRPACSDHHLAFPGSLSIPQEVFIQTVAAYVRSLVPHGFDTFVLLSSHGGNFGPLEIAARRLREEYAQTRVRIVDVAGRRALMEMMRVMVETAAALGAPQDVDAIHADACETSIMMALHPHLVDAAQRDKGYLGRIDPDELFRRGLRAITPNGILGDARHASPQIGTAVLDRLVDHLAAAVQRQLEA